In the Mya arenaria isolate MELC-2E11 chromosome 11, ASM2691426v1 genome, one interval contains:
- the LOC128210025 gene encoding uncharacterized protein LOC128210025, whose product MECFVNHQILYLNPFGIESNNLMLKCRQYFTFFQYVWVLFGLLVSHAKGQYPLDWDLARTTARTCAHKQMNAGGNDGIIYGRERDVMGPFPFIATVKFTIDNASPRLYCSGRLRFWGSGFSQARGGCFRLVCLD is encoded by the exons ATGGAGTGTTTTGTTAATCACCAAATCTTGTATTTAAATCCGTTCGGCATCGAGAGTaacaatttaatgttaaaatgtcgACAATACTTTACGTTTTTTCAATACGTTTGGGTTCTGTTTGGGCTGCTGGTTTCGCATGCAAAGGGACAGTATCCTCTCGACTGGGATCTGGCGAGAACAACAGCGCG AACCTGTGCTCATAAACAGATGAACGCGGGAGGAAATGACGGAATAATCTATGGACGTGAAAGAGACGTG ATGGGTCCATTTCCGTTTATCGCAACTGTCAAGTTCACTATCGACAATGCTAGCCCG aGACTGTATTGTTCTGGAAGGTTGCGATTTTGGGGATCTGGTTTCTCACAAGCACGCGG